A single window of Marinobacter sp. LA51 DNA harbors:
- the fabA gene encoding bifunctional 3-hydroxydecanoyl-ACP dehydratase/trans-2-decenoyl-ACP isomerase, which yields MNPDHFDKEDLIKCGHGKLFPGSMRLPIDEMLMVDRITHIALDDGAYGKGSLVAELDINPDLWFFKVHFVDDPVMPGCLGLDAMWQLVGFLLAWNGGEGKGRALGAGEVKFTGQVLPTAKKVTYRLDIKRLINRKLTMAIADGSMEVDGREIYTAKDLRVGMFSSTDDF from the coding sequence ATGAACCCGGATCATTTTGATAAAGAAGACCTGATCAAATGCGGGCATGGCAAGCTCTTCCCGGGCTCCATGCGCCTGCCCATCGACGAAATGCTGATGGTCGACCGCATTACCCACATTGCTCTCGACGACGGAGCATATGGTAAGGGCAGCCTGGTTGCTGAGCTCGACATCAATCCGGACCTGTGGTTCTTCAAAGTTCACTTTGTCGATGATCCGGTCATGCCCGGTTGCCTGGGCCTGGATGCCATGTGGCAGCTGGTTGGCTTCCTGCTGGCGTGGAATGGCGGCGAAGGCAAAGGCCGGGCGCTGGGTGCGGGTGAAGTGAAATTCACTGGCCAGGTACTCCCGACGGCCAAGAAAGTCACCTACCGCCTCGATATCAAAAGACTGATTAATCGCAAGCTCACCATGGCCATCGCGGATGGCAGCATGGAAGTGGACGGAAGAGAGATCTACACCGCCAAAGACCTCCGGGTTGGCATGTTCTCTTCCACCGATGATTTTTAG
- the sufB gene encoding Fe-S cluster assembly protein SufB, producing MATTDKEVNELIKREYEHGFVTDIEADTFEPGLNEDVIARLSAIKKEPEWMLEWRLKAYRRWLEMEEPDWAHVGYPKVDYNSISYYSAPKRKEDMPQSLDEVDPELLKTYEKLGIPLHEREKLAGVAVDAVFDSVSVATTFKEPLAKAGVIFCSISEAIQDYPELVKKYLGSVVPAGDNFFAGLNSAVFSDGTFVYVPKGVRCPMELSTYFRINAANTGQFERTLIIAEDSSYVSYLEGCTAPMRDENQLHAAVVELVALDDAQIKYSTVQNWYPGDEEGKGGIFNFVTKRGACIGKNSKISWTQVETGSAVTWKYPSCVLRGDNSVGEFYSVALTNNYQQADTGTKMIHMGKNTSSTIISKGISAGKSSNAYRGLVKFGPGAEGARNFTQCDSLLIGDRCGAHTFPYIESKNKSAIVEHEATTSKVSDEQMFLCRQRGIEPEQAVSMIVNGFCKEVFKELPMEFAVEAGKLLEVSLEGSVG from the coding sequence ATGGCGACCACCGACAAAGAGGTGAACGAGCTAATCAAACGGGAATACGAACACGGGTTCGTAACCGATATTGAAGCCGACACCTTTGAGCCTGGACTGAATGAAGACGTTATCGCCCGCCTTTCCGCGATCAAAAAAGAGCCGGAGTGGATGCTGGAGTGGCGTCTGAAGGCGTATCGTCGCTGGCTCGAGATGGAAGAGCCGGATTGGGCACACGTGGGTTACCCGAAAGTCGATTACAACTCGATTTCCTATTACTCCGCTCCCAAGCGCAAAGAAGACATGCCCCAAAGCCTGGATGAAGTTGATCCGGAGCTGCTGAAGACCTATGAGAAGCTGGGCATCCCTCTGCACGAGCGTGAAAAACTGGCAGGCGTGGCGGTAGACGCGGTGTTTGACTCCGTGTCCGTGGCCACCACCTTTAAAGAGCCGCTGGCGAAAGCGGGCGTAATCTTCTGCTCCATTTCGGAAGCGATCCAGGACTACCCGGAGCTGGTCAAGAAGTACTTGGGCTCAGTAGTCCCGGCGGGCGACAACTTCTTTGCCGGCCTGAATTCCGCGGTATTCTCCGACGGCACCTTTGTGTACGTGCCCAAGGGCGTTCGCTGCCCGATGGAGCTGTCGACCTACTTCCGCATCAACGCGGCCAATACCGGCCAGTTTGAGCGCACCCTGATCATTGCCGAAGACAGCAGCTACGTAAGCTACCTTGAAGGCTGCACTGCGCCTATGCGGGACGAGAACCAACTGCACGCCGCAGTGGTTGAGCTGGTAGCGCTGGACGACGCCCAGATCAAATACTCCACGGTGCAGAACTGGTATCCGGGCGACGAAGAAGGCAAAGGCGGCATCTTCAACTTTGTCACCAAGCGTGGCGCCTGCATCGGCAAAAACTCCAAGATCTCCTGGACTCAGGTCGAGACCGGCTCTGCCGTGACCTGGAAGTACCCGAGCTGCGTACTGCGTGGTGACAACAGCGTGGGTGAGTTCTACTCCGTCGCGCTGACCAACAACTACCAGCAGGCTGACACCGGCACCAAGATGATTCACATGGGCAAGAACACGTCCAGCACCATCATCTCCAAGGGTATTTCCGCCGGCAAGAGCTCGAACGCTTACCGTGGTCTGGTTAAATTCGGTCCGGGTGCTGAAGGTGCGCGCAACTTTACCCAGTGCGATTCGCTGCTGATCGGCGACCGCTGCGGCGCCCACACCTTCCCGTACATCGAAAGCAAGAACAAGTCCGCCATCGTGGAACACGAGGCCACCACCTCCAAAGTGAGTGACGAGCAGATGTTCCTCTGCCGTCAGCGTGGCATCGAACCCGAGCAGGCTGTCTCCATGATCGTCAACGGCTTCTGCAAAGAGGTTTTCAAGGAACTCCCGATGGAGTTTGCTGTGGAAGCCGGCAAGCTGCTGGAAGTCAGCCTTGAAGGCTCGGTCGGTTAA
- a CDS encoding ABC transporter ATP-binding protein has product MLRTENLSLSYGEKPAVDNVSLAIPEGGITCLLGPNGSGKSTLLKSFAGLLPPRSGQVFLDNRSVANWNRRQLALRLAMLPQKPIVPEGIKVRDLVALGRFPHRKWWQRNLTADDSAVGEAMAMTGVLDLEDRPVQSLSGGQQQRAWIAMALAQETDILLLDEPTTFLDWGYQLEVMELLSKLNRQHGLTVVMSLHDLNQAAQFADRIIVLADGQLKTTGAPKEVITEPLINQVFRVNTKVTLGPSGRPFCSGYSESARPG; this is encoded by the coding sequence ATGCTACGAACCGAAAATCTCTCGCTTTCTTACGGCGAAAAGCCAGCGGTCGACAATGTATCGCTGGCCATCCCCGAGGGTGGCATTACTTGCCTGCTCGGCCCCAACGGCTCCGGCAAAAGTACGCTGCTGAAAAGTTTCGCCGGTTTGCTGCCGCCACGATCTGGGCAGGTCTTTCTGGACAACCGGTCCGTAGCCAACTGGAACCGGCGGCAGTTGGCCCTAAGGCTCGCCATGCTGCCGCAGAAACCGATTGTGCCCGAGGGTATAAAGGTTCGAGATCTGGTGGCCCTGGGTCGCTTCCCGCACCGTAAGTGGTGGCAACGGAATCTTACTGCGGATGACAGCGCGGTCGGAGAGGCCATGGCCATGACCGGGGTTCTGGACCTCGAAGATCGACCGGTGCAATCGCTCTCAGGGGGACAGCAGCAACGGGCATGGATCGCGATGGCACTGGCGCAGGAAACTGACATACTTCTGCTGGATGAACCCACTACGTTCCTGGACTGGGGCTACCAGCTGGAGGTGATGGAATTGTTATCCAAGCTGAACCGTCAGCATGGATTGACGGTGGTGATGTCGCTCCACGACCTGAACCAGGCCGCGCAGTTCGCCGACCGGATCATTGTGTTGGCCGACGGTCAGCTCAAAACCACCGGAGCGCCGAAAGAGGTCATTACTGAGCCCCTGATAAACCAGGTTTTTCGAGTGAATACAAAGGTTACCCTGGGGCCCAGTGGCCGCCCGTTCTGTTCCGGATACTCAGAATCCGCAAGACCAGGCTGA
- a CDS encoding FecCD family ABC transporter permease, with the protein MTDARPPLRALTIYATTLLVLGLLFVLGLMAGSQWLSPSDLLATIEGKSSLLTQISVMELRLPRNLLGLLGGAALGVAGAVMQGVTRNQLASPGLTGVIATAALATVSIRTFGTPNALWLPMAALAGGLVGGSLTFAISGRRQLQPERVVLAGIAVTSMATALTTAILLVSGSEAAELYYWLAGSLMGRGWQQLTLVLPWLLIPLAALLAMQRPYRLLQLDDDLALAMGLSVGRWRAIFLMLSLLLTASLVAFTGPIVFIGLVAPHLAKRMLGDRPQHWLPLSALLGGLLLMTADILARQLAFPQEMPVGMLTALIGAPWLIYLLNARTTPRSL; encoded by the coding sequence ATGACCGATGCCCGGCCCCCCTTGCGCGCCCTGACCATTTACGCAACCACCCTTCTGGTCCTCGGGCTGCTGTTTGTCCTGGGCTTAATGGCAGGCTCGCAATGGCTGTCGCCCAGCGACCTGCTAGCCACCATAGAGGGCAAGAGCAGTCTGCTGACGCAAATCAGCGTGATGGAGCTGCGCCTGCCTCGTAACCTATTGGGACTTCTGGGCGGCGCCGCGCTCGGTGTGGCCGGCGCCGTCATGCAAGGCGTCACCCGAAACCAGCTAGCCTCACCAGGCCTGACGGGCGTCATCGCCACAGCTGCCCTGGCCACGGTGTCAATTCGAACCTTCGGTACGCCCAACGCCTTGTGGTTACCCATGGCCGCCCTGGCCGGCGGCCTGGTCGGAGGCTCCTTAACGTTTGCCATCTCCGGCCGCCGGCAGCTGCAGCCTGAACGAGTCGTCCTCGCGGGCATTGCCGTAACCTCAATGGCCACCGCACTAACCACGGCCATTCTGCTGGTTTCCGGCTCCGAAGCGGCGGAGCTCTATTACTGGCTTGCAGGCAGCTTGATGGGACGGGGATGGCAACAGCTGACCTTGGTCCTGCCCTGGCTGCTGATCCCTCTTGCCGCCCTGCTGGCAATGCAGAGGCCCTATCGCCTATTGCAGCTTGATGATGATTTGGCACTTGCCATGGGGCTGTCCGTTGGGCGTTGGCGGGCGATCTTCCTTATGTTGTCGCTGCTGCTGACCGCCTCGCTGGTAGCCTTCACGGGACCGATCGTGTTTATTGGCCTGGTGGCGCCGCACCTTGCCAAACGAATGCTCGGTGATCGGCCACAGCACTGGCTCCCCTTGAGCGCCCTGCTCGGTGGCCTACTGCTAATGACAGCAGACATCCTGGCCCGCCAGCTGGCGTTTCCCCAGGAAATGCCGGTTGGCATGTTAACCGCGCTGATCGGGGCGCCCTGGCTGATCTACCTGCTAAACGCCCGTACCACACCCCGGAGCCTCTAA
- a CDS encoding FecCD family ABC transporter permease: protein MTHPVTTSSHHAPVAKIMMAGGLCLVLVILGGIQSGAVNLSWFQIWDGLTGDGSQHVQRVVFELRLPRTLTGALIGIHFALSGWLLQLLSRNPLAEPGILGISSGASLVAVTAFIIGDWLVSSSDPYNHTSFALQYLPVFAMVGGLVTATAVYLLGLRHGTLSPVKMTLTGAVVAGMLHALTTGALAFWGHANTELVAQWLAGSLYGAQWHHLQVLLPWTLVGLAGIALLLRPLKVMQLEDQQARSIGLHLNRWRGFALLIATLLAASAVGVVGPVGFIGLLIPHISRRLAGTSFPLQLTLCVLLGATLAVSADAVGRTLFAPYEVPVGVVSAILGVPFFLYLLSRQP from the coding sequence GTGACCCATCCGGTAACCACATCATCACACCACGCACCGGTCGCGAAAATTATGATGGCGGGCGGCCTGTGCCTCGTCCTTGTAATCCTCGGTGGAATTCAGTCTGGCGCCGTTAACCTGTCGTGGTTCCAGATATGGGACGGACTGACCGGTGACGGTTCGCAGCATGTGCAAAGGGTGGTGTTTGAACTACGATTGCCCCGAACCTTAACCGGCGCCCTGATTGGCATTCACTTCGCACTGTCAGGGTGGTTGTTGCAGCTGCTGAGTCGCAACCCCCTCGCCGAACCGGGCATTCTCGGGATTTCCTCGGGTGCCAGCCTGGTTGCCGTCACTGCATTTATAATCGGGGACTGGCTGGTGTCGAGCAGCGATCCCTACAACCATACCTCGTTTGCGCTCCAGTACTTGCCAGTGTTCGCCATGGTCGGCGGGCTTGTAACGGCCACTGCTGTGTACCTCCTTGGCCTGCGCCACGGCACCCTGTCACCGGTCAAAATGACCCTGACCGGTGCCGTCGTCGCCGGCATGCTACACGCCTTGACCACCGGTGCCCTGGCTTTCTGGGGCCATGCCAATACGGAACTGGTCGCCCAATGGCTGGCCGGCTCACTCTATGGCGCCCAGTGGCATCACCTTCAGGTCTTGCTTCCCTGGACGCTTGTGGGCCTGGCAGGCATCGCTCTGCTGCTTCGCCCACTCAAGGTCATGCAGCTCGAGGACCAGCAGGCGCGCTCCATCGGCCTGCACCTCAATCGCTGGCGGGGGTTCGCGCTGCTGATAGCCACCCTGTTGGCGGCAAGTGCCGTTGGCGTTGTCGGCCCCGTTGGCTTTATTGGCCTGCTGATCCCTCACATCAGCCGCCGATTGGCGGGCACCAGCTTTCCATTGCAACTAACCCTGTGTGTGCTGCTCGGGGCAACACTTGCCGTGTCCGCGGATGCAGTCGGCAGGACCCTGTTTGCTCCCTACGAAGTGCCCGTTGGCGTCGTATCCGCCATCCTCGGCGTGCCGTTTTTTCTGTACCTCTTGTCCCGCCAACCTTGA
- a CDS encoding helix-turn-helix transcriptional regulator → MASESLSQEGVRVTLSARVSLLISSQLARGKVGVEAVASQLHMSRYTLHKKLKREGLTFAHLLEDVRRTQALNYMQDKTKPLVEIAEQLGFSELSAFSRAFKRWMGTSPAEYRSVRFS, encoded by the coding sequence ATGGCGTCAGAATCCCTGAGCCAAGAAGGAGTGCGGGTAACTCTGAGTGCCCGAGTGAGTCTGCTGATCAGCTCCCAGCTTGCTCGTGGCAAGGTTGGTGTTGAGGCGGTGGCATCCCAGCTGCACATGAGTCGCTATACCCTGCACAAGAAACTGAAGCGGGAAGGGCTGACCTTCGCTCACCTGCTGGAAGATGTCCGGCGTACCCAGGCATTGAACTACATGCAGGATAAAACCAAGCCGCTGGTCGAAATTGCCGAGCAGCTTGGCTTCTCTGAACTGAGTGCATTCAGCCGGGCCTTCAAGCGCTGGATGGGCACTTCTCCGGCTGAATACCGCTCGGTCAGATTTTCCTGA
- the fabB gene encoding beta-ketoacyl-ACP synthase I, with translation MRRVVITGMGIVSSLGTNQKEVTESLRDSRPGIGFSEEARDNGLRSHVCGQINLNLAELIDRKLFRFMCPASGYTYLATREAIEQAGLSEEQIKANTTGAIFGTGGASTVELLDAIDTHREKGIRRVGPYRVPRTMGSSINASISTAFGITGVNYGITSACATSAHAIGHAADLIALGRQDIMLAGGGEDIHWSLSLLFDGMGALSTKYNDTPELASRTYDADRDGFVISGGGGTVVLEALEHAEARGATILGELVGFGATSDGADMVAPSGEGAVRCMQQAMKNVDGEISYINTHGTSTPAGDVTELKALKETFGDRIPPLSSTKPLCGHALGAAGVHEAIYSLIMQREGFIAPSANIQNLDEGAEGYPIVRERMDNQNLDLVMSNSFGFGGTNATLIFKKV, from the coding sequence ATGCGTCGTGTTGTTATCACCGGCATGGGGATTGTCTCCAGCCTTGGCACCAATCAGAAAGAAGTCACCGAGTCTCTGCGGGATTCCCGCCCGGGCATCGGGTTCAGTGAAGAAGCTCGGGACAATGGCCTGCGCAGCCACGTGTGCGGTCAGATCAACCTGAACCTGGCTGAGCTGATCGATCGGAAACTCTTTCGGTTCATGTGCCCGGCCTCTGGTTATACCTATCTGGCCACCCGCGAAGCCATTGAACAGGCCGGCCTGAGCGAAGAACAGATCAAGGCCAACACCACCGGTGCTATTTTCGGCACAGGCGGCGCCTCGACTGTAGAACTGCTGGACGCCATCGATACCCATCGCGAAAAAGGCATCCGCCGAGTCGGTCCGTACCGGGTTCCGCGTACTATGGGCAGCTCCATCAACGCCTCGATCTCCACCGCCTTCGGCATCACCGGCGTTAACTACGGCATCACCTCAGCTTGCGCCACCAGTGCGCACGCTATCGGCCATGCTGCGGATCTGATCGCCCTGGGCCGCCAGGACATCATGCTGGCCGGCGGCGGCGAAGATATTCACTGGAGCCTGAGCCTGCTGTTTGATGGCATGGGCGCGCTGTCTACCAAATACAATGACACCCCTGAACTGGCGTCCCGTACCTATGACGCGGATCGCGATGGCTTTGTCATTTCCGGCGGCGGTGGAACCGTGGTTCTGGAAGCACTGGAACACGCAGAAGCCCGAGGCGCCACCATCTTGGGTGAGCTGGTTGGTTTTGGTGCAACCTCCGACGGCGCCGACATGGTCGCCCCCAGCGGCGAAGGCGCTGTCCGGTGCATGCAGCAGGCCATGAAGAACGTTGACGGCGAGATCAGCTACATCAACACCCACGGCACCAGTACACCGGCCGGGGACGTCACCGAACTGAAGGCCCTGAAAGAAACCTTCGGCGACAGGATTCCACCGCTGAGCTCCACCAAGCCCCTGTGCGGTCACGCGCTGGGTGCCGCTGGCGTGCATGAGGCGATCTACAGCCTGATCATGCAGCGTGAAGGCTTCATCGCACCGTCTGCCAACATTCAGAATCTGGATGAAGGCGCCGAGGGTTACCCGATTGTGCGGGAGCGGATGGACAACCAGAACCTGGACCTGGTGATGAGCAACAGCTTCGGCTTTGGCGGCACCAACGCCACACTGATCTTCAAGAAGGTATAA